One Vicugna pacos chromosome 12, VicPac4, whole genome shotgun sequence genomic window carries:
- the FAM186A gene encoding protein FAM186A isoform X1, which produces MYINETSEGEKEISLKIVQDLSEKNEMLQQKLQEAEEKYEQLIQSKGVEHQALPTSTLEVLSEPSPQSSMAVSQAHIEDSINNILSKEFKNTPDEVQRKGTKPLGIKWDSAISYTDPAEMISDLTDQQYSLPEKKQKKSSEDITEDKISEKKGGAYEKDETNQYQSQKGKHVKGPPVPKTSESSPNDDKGKHKVAGTKPDHHFELPALEEKRKERKSFSEAKSKSSTESKSQHADFPSTDTKSQGGKSGTSSLWEQLRKAKPEYSLSKSQISSGDKEELTTESTDKEGKHKMSSLAEPFRLSQLDYSSEKLKIKGKKHQTSPGTTASKEEKTEEKDMLVSNKKVKSYELVKLQPRTTKETSDSTRALGSPDSKSEQNNLEEFQKAIMAFLKEKTDNIGKPLDKKTVPKEELLLNTAEVEKLGIIKTKMEEYFQKVAESVTKILRKYKDIKNAGQVGEKPMKQKKEVSFMPGLHFQKPISAKSEISALLSHESLDPLTYNLIQMILTEIESERDVPVASTVGRDHKEKEKQRQEEYLQEGQRKNFGTIFKHHLQGERSYETINQNLEKEGTWLPVKEGKQRQQKQIQWKEEEEVWKEQQKQRMQKQIKPDEKQKQGEEEREGHQKPKQQHLETWKQKIKEQGVLLEREKRQQMLQVQEVRHLEQESSWEREEEKQKPRRKVEDYERQSQKTAKDQTKTSEELEQFLSQTSVTLPPMWKSITKDAFQLQQTKKFKRNLKKLEILEEGQHPIPITPPTFTESSSPRVFSISGQSPTKSINLTPQQAQAIEIDLTPEETQTLGITPTSHQFQALEETPTSKMSQGLEAAHILEQAQAVRTLLILDQILKSKNPFKLQQEQILEASFTPEQAQVLRIPITPEQAKEEGTTVTPEQAQAQGITLTPQQAQALGVTLIPEQVQAQGTILTPQQAQALGVTLTPEQAQAQRINLTPQQAQALRVTLTPEQAHALGVTLTPEQPQAQGITLTPQQAQVLGVTLTPQQAQAQGTTLTSEQAQALGVTLTPEQAQAQGISLTPQQAQVLGVTLTPQQAHAQGITLTPQQAQAQGVTLTPEQAQAQGITLTPQQAQVLGVTFTPQQAQAQRINLTPQQAQALRVTLTPEQAQALGVTLTPEQAQAQGTILTPQQAQALGVTLTPEQAQAQGITLTPQQAQALRVTLTPEQAQALGVTLTLEQAQAKGTTLTPQQAQALGVTLTPEQAQAQGITLTPQQAQALGVRLTLEQPQAQGITLTPQQAQALRVTLTPEQAQALGVTLTLEQAQAKGTTLTPQQAQALGVTLTPEQAQAQGITLTPQQAQALGVTLTPEQPQAQGITLTPQQAQALRVTLTPEQAQALGVTLTLEQAQAKGTTLTPQQAQALGVTLTPEQPQAQGITLNPQQAQALGVTLTPEQPLAQRISLTPQQAQGLGVPFTLEQAQVLQVSLSPEQFGELGAPLISDKVYDLESPHTPEQIQLLGTPFTPGQARSMGITLMSEQGLKSRPSLINKQPSRWWVGPPSGYTLGVEGFSIADKSVTASAPHIPKQSPATPAPVAEKSTILEVSSTPLLISGSPLTQAPLAPGKSVGMRIPSDPGKLLAPQTFPSSRQNPVSKGQSTSVQLPTPVHSLVSGFPPIPGQPLALEALLSSRQFLISKESLLTSQSPQISKLPVVPRQSLISGVLPTSAQIPSVWAPLSPGKPLVPGASSIPGGLLESGPLTLSEQPQVFQTPATNEQSPYLQAPFTLRQHLAPATLPGQTSSLWILPTPGSSPTLWVPSIPAKPQKDLSSPVSKKSKERLLIISSLKSKSALVHPSASNFKVSQAPFTTKKFPISEVSDTSKEIQIPQDPFAMEQPITFQSCLTDYRTPVSQTPDKGELPTLMKPVTSLPSLTILTKTSQSSLSEWDQKSRFPPIDKSWILTSVSGTKKSKIMAPTSYPQELKEKYFVDVEAQGKNLILLSQATKASGLPSQLHTTARNLIIETLHTDAVRLGYVFRKYIAYRLIQRARNNIIQRLLAIQNTGKGYETQNLYVMLNRIDDYQEKVMQIWTEKQKSLEQKRNQCLRKMMYLFSQLQEIYKLNLSQPIPLIINKKQIHASTKFVQRTFLELQKEEDRKYDIFKKFSAL; this is translated from the coding sequence ATGTACATAAATGAGACaagtgaaggagaaaaagagatttCCCTGAAGATAGTACAAGAtctcagtgaaaaaaatgaaatgcttcAGCAGAAGCTTCAAGAAGCtgaagaaaaatatgaacaaCTCATTCAATCCAAAGGTGTAGAACACCAAGCATTGCCCACATCAACGTTGGAAGTGTTATCTGAGCCTTCTCCACAATCATCCATGGCCGTTAGCCAAGCTCACATAGAAGACAGTATAAACAACATTTTATCCAAAGAATTTAAAAACACTCCAGATGAGGTCCAAAGAAAAGGGACCAAACCCTTGGGGATCAAGTGGGACTCAGCTATTTCATATACAGATCCAGCAGAAATGATTTCAGATTTAACTGACCAGCAATACTCTTTAcctgaaaaaaaacagaaaaagtctTCTGAAGATATCACTGAAGATAAGATATCAGAGAAGAAAGGTGGTGCCTATGAGAAAGATGAGACTAATCAGTATCAGTCACAGAAAGGAAAGCATGTGAAAGGTCCACCTGTCCCCAAAACATCTGAATCAAGTCCAAATGACGATAAAGGTAAACACAAAGTTGCAGGGACCAAACCTGATCACCACTTTGAGTTACCAGcactggaagagaagagaaaagaaagaaaatctttttctGAAGCCAAATCAAAGTCATCCACTGAATCAAAAAGTCAACATGCTGATTTCCCTTCTACTGACACAAAGAGCCAAGGTGGCAAAAGCGGAACAAGTAGTTTATGGGAACAACTCAGGAAGGCCAAACCTGAATATTCACTTAGCAAAAGCCAAATTTCTTCAGGGGATAAAGAGGAACTTACCACTGAGTCAACAGACAAAGAGGGCAAACATAAGATGAGTAGCCTAGCAGAACCATTCAGGCTGAGCCAACTGGATTATTCCTctgagaaactgaaaataaaaggaaagaaacaccAAACCTCTCCTGGAACCACTgcaagcaaagaagaaaaaactgaagagaaggaTATGTTAGTCTCCAACAAGAAAGTCAAGTCTTACGAACTTGTTAAATTACAACCTAGGACAACTAAAGAGACTTCAGACTCTACCAGAGCTCTAGGAAGTCCAGACAGCAAAAGTGAACAGAATAACCTAGAAGAATTTCAGAAAGCCATAATGGCATTCCTAAAAGAGAAAACTGATAACATAGGAAAGCCTTTGGATAAAAAGACTGTGCCAAAAGAGGAGCTGTTATTAAATACAGCAGAAGTTGAAAAATTAGGAATCATAAAGACAAAAATGGAGGAATATTTCCAAAAAGTGGCTGAATCTGTGACAAAAATCTTgagaaaatacaaagatataAAAAATGCAGGACAAGTTGGAGAGAAACCTatgaaacaaaaaaaggaagtcTCATTTATGCCAGGATTGCATTTTCAGAAGCCGATTAGTGCAAAGTCGGAAATTAGTGCCTTACTTTCACATGAGAGCCTTGACCCACTAACTTACAATTTAATACAAATGATCTTGACTGAAATAGAAAGTGAAAGAGATGTTCCAGTAGCCTCAACAGTAGGGAGAGACCataaggagaaggaaaaacaaagacaggAGGAATATTTGCAAGAGGGTCAACGGAAGAATTTTGGTACAATTTTCAAACACCACTTGCAAGGAGAAAGGAGCTATGAGACAATAAATCAGAATTTGGAGAAGGAAGGGACATGGCTCCCAGTGAAGGAGGGAAAGCAAAGGCAACAGAAGCAGATACagtggaaagaggaagaagaggtgtGGAAGGAACAGCAAAAACAGAGGATGCAAAAGCAGATTAAGCCAGATGAGAAGCAAAAGcaaggggaagaggagagagaagggcatCAGAAGCCAAAGCAGCAGCACCTGGAAACatggaagcaaaaaataaaagagcaaggGGTGCTCCTggagagggagaaaagacagCAGATGCTGCAGGTTCAGGAAGTGAGACACCTGGAGCAAGAAAGCAgttgggagagagaggaggagaagcagaagCCAAGGAGAAAGGTAGAGGACTATGAAAGGCAGAGTCAGAAAACAGCCAAGGATCAGACAAAGACTTCTGAAGAGCTAGAACAGTTTCTCAGTCAAACTTCAGTGACATTGCCTCCCATGTGGAAGAGCATAACAAAAGATGCATTCCAGTTACAGCAAACAAAAAAGTTCAAAAGGAATCTTAAGAAATTAGAGATTCTTGAGGAAGGACAGCACCCCATACCAATCACTCCTCCCACTTTCACAGAATCTTCCTCACCCAGGGTCTTTTCTATTTCTGGACAGTCTCCCACAAAGTCCATAAATCTTACCCCTCAGCAGGCTCAGGCAATAGAAATTGATCTCACCCCTGAGGAGACCCAGACACTGGGAATCACTCCTACCTCTCATCAGTTTCAGGCGTTGGAGGAAACCCCTACTTCTAAGATGTCTCAGGGTTTGGAAGCAGCCCACATACTTGAGCAGGCACAGGCAGTGAGGACTCTTCTCATTCTAGACCAGATCCTTAAATCGAAGAACCCTTTCAAACTTCAGCAGGAACAGATATTAGAGGCATCTTTCACTCCAGAACAAGCCCAGGTACTGAGGATCCCAATTACCCCTGAGCAGGCCAAGGAAGAGGGGACTACTGTCACACCTGAGCAGGCCCAGGCTCAAGGCATCACCCTCACCCCTCAGCAGGCCCAGGCACTGGGGGTCACTCTCATTCCTGAGCAGGTCCAGGCTCAAGGCACCATCCTCACTCCTCAGCAGGCCCAGGCATTGGGGGTCACACTTACCCCTGAGCAGGCCCAGGCTCAAAGAATCAACCTCACCCCTCAGCAGGCCCAGGCACTGAGGGTCACACTTACCCCTGAGCAGGCCCATGCACTGGGGGTCACACTTACCCCTGAGCAGCCCCAGGCTCAGGGCATCACCCTCACCCCTCAGCAGGCCCAGGTACTGGGAGTCACACTCACTCCTCAGCAGGCCCAGGCTCAAggcaccaccctcacctctgagCAGGCCCAGGCACTGGGGGTCACACTCACCCCTGAGCAGGCCCAGGCTCAAGGCATCTCCCTCACCCCTCAGCAGGCCCAGGTACTGGGGGTCACACTCACTCCTCAGCAGGCCCATGCTCAAGGTATCACCCTCACCCCCCAGCAGGCCCAGGCACAGGGGGTCACACTCACCCCTGAGCAGGCCCAGGCTCAAGGCATCACCCTCACCCCTCAGCAGGCCCAGGTACTGGGAGTCACATTCACTCCTCAGCAGGCCCAGGCTCAAAGAATCAACCTCACCCCTCAGCAGGCCCAGGCACTGAGGGTCACACTTACCCCTGAGCAGGCCCAGGCACTGGGGGTCACACTCACCCCTGAGCAGGCCCAGGCTCAAGGCACCATCCTCACCCCTCAGCAGGCCCAGGCATTGGGGGTCACACTTACCCCTGAGCAGGCCCAGGCTCAGGGCATCACCCTCACCCCTCAGCAGGCCCAGGCACTGAGGGTCACACTTACCCCTGAGCAGGCCCAGGCACTGGGGGTCACACTCACCCTTGAGCAGGCCCAGGCTAAAGGCACCACCCTCACCCCTCAGCAGGCCCAGGCACTGGGGGTCACACTCACCCCTGAGCAGGCCCAGGCTCAGGGCATCACCCTCACCCCTCAGCAGGCCCAGGCACTGGGGGTCAGACTCACCCTTGAGCAGCCCCAGGCTCAGGGCATCACCCTCACCCCTCAGCAGGCCCAGGCACTGAGGGTCACACTTACCCCTGAGCAGGCCCAGGCACTGGGGGTCACACTCACCCTTGAGCAGGCCCAGGCTAAAGGCACCACCCTCACCCCTCAGCAGGCCCAGGCACTAGGGGTCACACTCACCCCTGAGCAGGCCCAGGCTCAGGGCATCACCCTTACCCCTCAGCAGGCCCAGGCACTGGGGGTCACACTCACCCCTGAGCAGCCCCAGGCTCAGGGCATCACCCTCACCCCTCAGCAGGCCCAGGCACTGAGGGTCACACTTACCCCTGAGCAGGCCCAGGCACTGGGGGTCACACTCACCCTTGAGCAGGCCCAGGCTAAAGGCACCACCCTCACCCCTCAGCAGGCCCAGGCACTGGGGGTCACACTCACCCCTGAGCAGCCCCAGGCTCAGGGCATCACCCTCAACCCTCAGCAGGCCCAGGCACTGGGGGTCACACTCACCCCTGAGCAGCCCCTGGCTCAAAGAATCTCCCTCACCCCTCAGCAGGCCCAGGGTTTGGGGGTCCCTTTCACTTTAGAACAGGCTCAAGTAttgcaggtttctctctctccagaACAGTTTGGGGAATTAGGGGCCCCTCTCATCTCAGATAAAGTCTATGACTTAGAATCTCCCCATACCCCAGAACAAATCCAACTTTTGGGAACCCCCTTCACCCCAGGACAGGCCCGTTCCATGGGTATTACCCTTATGTCTGAGCAGGGTCTAAAATCTAGACCTTCTCTCATTAATAAGCAACCCTCACGATGGTGGGTTGGTCCTCCTTCAGGATATACCCTGGGAGTTGAGGGCTTTTCCATTGCTGATAAATCTGTAACAGCAAGTGCTCCTCACATTCCTAAGCAGTCTCCCGCAACACCTGCTCCTGTTGCTGAGAAGTCCACTATATTAGAGGTCTCTTCTACTCCTCTGCTGATATCAGGGTCTCCTCTTACACAAGCCCCCCTTGCCCCTGGGAAATCTGTGGGAATGAGGATTCCTTCAGACCCTGGGAAGCTCCTGGCACCACAGACTTTTCCTTCCTCTAGACAGAACCCAGTTTCTAAGGGTCAATCCACCTCTGTTCAGCTCCCAACACCAGTTCACAGCCTAGTATCTGGGTTTCCTCCCATTCCAGGGCAGCCCCTTGCACTGGAGGCCCTTCTTAGCTCTAGGCAGTTTCTCATATCTAAGGAATCTCTTCTGACTTCCCAGTCACCTCAGATATCGAAGCTCCCTGTTGTCCCCAGACAGTCCCTTATATCTGGAGTCCTACCCACCTCTGCACAGATTCCCAGTGTCTGGGCTCCTCTCTCTCCAGGGAAGCCCTTGGTTCCCGGGGCCTCTTCCATCCCTGGAGGGCTCTTGGAATCTGGACCCTTAACCCTCTCTGAGCAGCCTCAGGTATTCCAGACCCCTGCCACCAATGAGCAATCTCCCTATCTACAAGCCCCTTTTACCCTTAGGCAGCATCTGGCACCAGCGACCCTTCCTGGGCAAACTTCCTCACTATGGATCCTTCCTACCCCTGGGTCTTCCCCAACACTATGGGTGCCCTCAATCCCTGCAAAACCCCAGAAAGATTTATCCTCTCCTGTCTCTAAGAAAAGTAAGGAAAGACTGctaattatttcttctctgaagTCTAAATCAGCATTGGTCCATCCCAGTGCTTCAAATTTCAAGGTATCTCAAGCCCCTTTCACCACTAAGAAGTTCCCAATATCAGAGGTCTCTGACACTTCTAAAGAAATCCAGATACCCCAAGATCCTTTTGCCATGGAACAACCTATAACATTTCAGTCTTGTCTCACTGATTACAGGACACCAGTATCACAAACCCCTGATAAGGGGGAACTTCCCACTCTCATGAAGCCTGTAACATCACTACCTTCTCTTACTATTCTTACCAAGACATCTCAGAGCTCACTTTCTGAATGGGACCAGAAATCCCGATTCCCTCCCATAGATAAGTCCTGGATTCTGACTTCAGTTTCAGGTACCAAGAAATCCAAGATTATGGCACCCACTTCCTATCCCCAAGAGCTCAAAGAGAAGTATTTTGTTGATGTGGAGGCTCAAGGGAAGAACCTGATTCTCTTAAGTCAGGCCACAAAAGCTTCTGGACTCCCTTCACAACTACATACAACGGCTAGGAATCTCATAATTGAGACCCTTCATACGGACGCAGTTCGGCTAGGATACGTATTCCGCAAGTACATTGCCTATAGGCTGATCCAGCGTGCAAG